One Bradyrhizobium sp. CCGB12 genomic window carries:
- a CDS encoding PepSY domain-containing protein, producing MREGRRAIKAALLQVHSIAGLVLALLLALIALTGAIMSFEDEIVDRLNAGIMRVAPRSAPALMPDELVARLKAAQDVGKVSAVMLSSDPSAAVRVRFGRDEQGARPTSLYVDPYDARVLGSPRGEEFFATVRRLHRWLLIPGDAKGWGRQVTGVIALGLIVMLVSGLVLRWPRRAGSAKMWLKPNLSLSGRGLHRSLHAVIGTWVLPIYLVMTLTGLWYSFDWYKDGVVWLLSRPHVAAAKMQSKTSAKPARAAGRPEPDQPIGFDQAWTTFQREEGGRFAKALLTLPASPGTVIRIRSWGKETTLDTTRDEFRIDAVTGQVVSAERYADKSLGEKIIASVLDIHRGAVLGWPGKLAFMIAAALMPLFSVTGILLYLSRRKLRRPAQPPLGRLVPGE from the coding sequence ATGCGTGAGGGGCGACGCGCGATCAAGGCGGCCCTGCTTCAGGTCCATTCCATTGCGGGGCTCGTGCTCGCGCTGCTGCTTGCCCTGATCGCACTGACCGGTGCGATCATGAGTTTCGAGGACGAGATCGTCGACCGTCTCAACGCCGGCATCATGCGCGTCGCGCCGCGGTCCGCACCGGCGCTGATGCCGGACGAACTAGTCGCCCGGCTCAAGGCGGCGCAGGATGTCGGCAAGGTCTCGGCCGTCATGTTGTCGAGTGATCCGAGCGCTGCGGTGCGTGTCCGCTTCGGCCGCGACGAGCAGGGGGCGCGGCCGACCTCGCTCTATGTCGATCCCTATGACGCGCGCGTGCTGGGCTCGCCGCGGGGCGAAGAGTTCTTCGCGACCGTGCGCAGGCTGCATCGCTGGCTGCTCATCCCCGGTGATGCCAAGGGCTGGGGTCGTCAGGTCACTGGAGTCATCGCGCTCGGCCTGATCGTCATGCTGGTCTCCGGCCTCGTGCTGCGCTGGCCGCGTCGCGCCGGCAGCGCGAAGATGTGGCTGAAGCCGAATCTTTCGCTCAGCGGCCGCGGCCTGCATCGGTCGCTGCACGCCGTCATCGGCACATGGGTCCTGCCGATCTATCTGGTGATGACGCTCACGGGGCTCTGGTACTCGTTCGACTGGTACAAGGATGGCGTCGTCTGGCTGCTGTCGCGCCCGCATGTCGCCGCGGCGAAGATGCAGTCCAAGACGTCCGCAAAGCCGGCGCGCGCGGCCGGCCGCCCCGAACCGGACCAGCCGATCGGATTCGATCAGGCGTGGACGACGTTCCAGCGCGAGGAGGGCGGCCGCTTCGCGAAGGCCTTGCTGACGCTGCCGGCGAGCCCCGGCACGGTGATCCGGATCCGGTCGTGGGGGAAGGAGACGACGCTCGACACCACGCGCGACGAATTCCGCATCGATGCGGTCACCGGGCAGGTGGTCTCCGCGGAACGATATGCCGACAAGAGTCTTGGCGAGAAGATCATTGCAAGCGTGCTCGACATTCACCGCGGCGCCGTCCTGGGCTGGCCGGGCAAGCTCGCGTTCATGATCGCGGCGGCGCTGATGCCGTTGTTCTCGGTCACCGGCATCCTGCTCTATCTGTCGCGCCGCAAGCTGCGGCGCCCGGCGCAGCCACCGCTCGGGCGGCTCGTTCCGGGCGAGTGA